One Clavibacter zhangzhiyongii genomic region harbors:
- a CDS encoding phage holin family protein, protein MTDQDFNPKSKRSLIRLVADLPTLIVQLIKDEIESAKNELVSKAKHAGIGAGFLVVALFFAFIAFLVLVAAAILGLAEAFAPWLAALIVAGVFLLITVVLALLGIRWFKKGVPPTPEETVDSLKEDVDAVKGTGKYEH, encoded by the coding sequence ACTTCAATCCGAAGAGCAAGCGCTCGCTCATCCGGCTCGTCGCCGACCTGCCGACGCTCATCGTCCAGCTGATCAAGGACGAGATCGAGTCGGCCAAGAACGAGCTGGTCTCGAAGGCCAAGCACGCGGGGATCGGCGCCGGCTTCCTCGTCGTCGCCCTGTTCTTCGCCTTCATCGCGTTCCTGGTGCTCGTCGCCGCCGCGATCCTCGGCCTGGCCGAGGCGTTCGCGCCGTGGCTCGCCGCGCTCATCGTCGCGGGCGTCTTCCTGCTGATCACGGTGGTGCTGGCGCTGCTCGGCATCCGCTGGTTCAAGAAGGGCGTCCCGCCGACGCCCGAGGAGACCGTCGACAGCCTCAAGGAGGACGTCGACGCGGTGAAGGGGACCGGGAAGTATGAGCACTGA
- a CDS encoding DUF3618 domain-containing protein, translating to MSTDRPRPVGPRSRAELKLDIQHTREEISSTLDALEAKLNVRRRARDGIADLRRRIRRTADEDPLLLVAVGVGAVVVVGGVVWAVARAARR from the coding sequence ATGAGCACTGACCGCCCCCGTCCCGTCGGCCCGCGCTCGCGCGCGGAGCTGAAGCTCGACATCCAGCACACGCGCGAGGAGATCTCCTCGACGCTCGACGCCCTCGAGGCGAAGCTGAACGTGCGCCGCCGCGCGAGGGACGGCATCGCCGACCTCCGCCGCCGCATCCGCCGCACGGCCGACGAGGACCCGCTGCTCCTCGTCGCCGTCGGCGTGGGCGCGGTCGTCGTGGTCGGCGGCGTGGTCTGGGCCGTGGCCCGCGCCGCGCGTCGCTGA
- the mptB gene encoding polyprenol phosphomannose-dependent alpha 1,6 mannosyltransferase MptB, whose product MTGGTPARARRRGDRDPSDLGAHPLLLPGLVGLVGSLLLLAASFVVGHAPAESELSRLPVIGALRVSPVATGTASVAVVVGGIMLTAAWLLLGALLPRLGASGLRATLRLAALWTVPLLPSAPLFSRDVYSYIAQGRVLAAGLSPYEQGPAVLADWRNTGVDPLWAHNPAPYGPLYLVVERLLGGVDTAVGLEAAVILARLISLAGVALMVACGLRIARRRRIDPVRTVWFHAASPLVIFNFVVAAHNDALMMGLLLAGLLAAIDSRPVLGVLLVTCAVAVKPIALVALPIVAIVHAEMRARRVDDRAPAGVAVDGSAGGVPGLRPPTRDPRVWAAWTASGIGAMGLLALGGELLGVGLGWIGALSSPVSVVSWFMPFGLAAGAFGPFVDLLGGPGGAVEGGIKTAGILIGFAGAAWCILTTRTLSGEARLALAFACIVAMSPVVYPWYGLWVLVVLAVVGIADGAAMSLAVSATVFLIGVNLLEPMAVVHTVASGWPRLVVVLVAVVGILGVLAPGLQGLAGTDPFRALRAPRHQFSAARQPPA is encoded by the coding sequence ATGACCGGGGGGACGCCGGCTCGCGCGCGCCGTCGGGGCGATCGGGATCCGAGCGACCTCGGCGCCCACCCGCTGCTCCTCCCCGGGCTCGTCGGGCTCGTCGGATCCCTGCTGCTGCTGGCGGCCTCGTTCGTCGTGGGCCACGCGCCCGCGGAGTCCGAGCTCTCGCGCCTCCCCGTCATCGGCGCCCTCCGGGTGTCGCCCGTCGCCACCGGGACCGCGTCCGTCGCGGTCGTCGTGGGCGGGATCATGCTCACGGCCGCCTGGCTCCTCCTCGGCGCCCTGCTGCCCCGGCTCGGCGCGTCCGGCCTCCGCGCGACCCTCCGGCTCGCGGCCCTGTGGACCGTGCCGCTCCTGCCGAGCGCCCCGCTGTTCAGCCGGGACGTCTACTCGTACATCGCGCAGGGGCGCGTGCTCGCCGCCGGCCTCTCGCCGTACGAGCAAGGGCCCGCGGTGCTCGCGGACTGGCGGAACACGGGCGTCGACCCGCTCTGGGCGCACAACCCGGCGCCCTACGGCCCGCTGTACCTCGTCGTCGAGCGCCTGCTCGGCGGCGTCGACACGGCCGTCGGGCTCGAGGCGGCGGTCATCCTCGCGCGGCTGATCTCCCTCGCCGGCGTCGCGCTCATGGTCGCGTGCGGGCTGCGGATCGCGCGCCGCCGCCGCATCGACCCGGTCCGCACGGTGTGGTTCCACGCCGCAAGCCCCCTCGTCATCTTCAACTTCGTGGTGGCCGCCCACAACGACGCGCTCATGATGGGCCTCCTGCTGGCCGGCCTGCTCGCCGCGATCGACTCGCGCCCCGTGCTCGGCGTGCTGCTGGTGACCTGCGCCGTCGCCGTGAAGCCCATCGCGCTCGTGGCCCTGCCCATCGTGGCGATCGTGCACGCCGAGATGCGGGCCCGCCGCGTCGACGACCGGGCGCCCGCGGGCGTGGCCGTCGACGGATCCGCGGGCGGCGTCCCGGGCCTGCGCCCGCCCACGCGGGACCCGCGCGTCTGGGCTGCGTGGACCGCCTCCGGAATCGGCGCCATGGGCCTCCTCGCGCTCGGCGGGGAGCTGCTCGGCGTCGGCCTCGGCTGGATCGGCGCGCTCTCCAGCCCCGTCTCCGTCGTCTCCTGGTTCATGCCGTTCGGCCTCGCCGCCGGCGCGTTCGGGCCGTTCGTCGACCTGCTGGGCGGGCCGGGCGGCGCGGTGGAGGGCGGGATCAAGACCGCCGGCATCCTCATCGGGTTCGCCGGCGCCGCCTGGTGCATCCTCACCACCCGGACCCTGTCGGGGGAGGCGCGCCTCGCGCTCGCCTTCGCCTGCATCGTCGCGATGTCGCCCGTCGTCTACCCCTGGTACGGCCTGTGGGTGCTCGTCGTGCTCGCGGTCGTCGGCATCGCGGACGGCGCGGCCATGTCGCTCGCGGTCTCCGCGACGGTCTTCCTCATCGGCGTCAACCTGCTGGAGCCCATGGCGGTCGTGCACACGGTCGCGTCCGGCTGGCCGCGCCTGGTCGTGGTGCTGGTGGCCGTCGTCGGGATCCTCGGGGTGCTGGCGCCGGGGCTGCAGGGCCTCGCGGGCACCGATCCCTTCCGCGCCCTCCGCGCGCCGCGCCACCAGTTCTCCGCCGCGCGGCAGCCCCCGGCCTGA
- a CDS encoding TIGR03086 family metal-binding protein, which translates to MDTDLDWHDLIRRAHSGFADRLGHVTDWTAPTPDVEWDVRELVSHVIEEQQWVPLLLAGHTAQTGQALIRPLEDDLVAEWGRYSREALAAWQGVDPERPVVLSTDRVPAREYLREQLSDVVIHGWDLARATGADERIDDELVRATWTVFAPQKDTLEASGLFASPVPVGDDAPLQVRLLALTGRDAR; encoded by the coding sequence ATGGACACCGACCTCGACTGGCACGACCTGATCCGCCGCGCGCACAGCGGCTTCGCCGACCGCCTGGGCCACGTCACCGACTGGACGGCCCCGACGCCCGACGTCGAGTGGGACGTCCGCGAGCTGGTGTCGCACGTCATCGAGGAGCAGCAGTGGGTGCCGCTCCTGCTCGCCGGCCACACCGCGCAGACCGGGCAGGCGCTCATCCGCCCGCTGGAGGACGACCTCGTCGCCGAGTGGGGCCGCTACTCCCGCGAGGCGCTCGCGGCGTGGCAGGGCGTGGATCCGGAGCGCCCCGTCGTGCTGTCGACCGACCGCGTGCCCGCCCGCGAGTACCTCCGCGAGCAGCTGTCCGACGTCGTGATCCACGGCTGGGACCTCGCGCGCGCCACCGGTGCCGACGAGCGCATCGACGACGAGCTGGTCCGCGCCACCTGGACGGTGTTCGCGCCGCAGAAGGACACGCTCGAGGCGAGCGGCCTGTTCGCGTCGCCCGTCCCGGTCGGCGACGACGCCCCGCTGCAGGTGCGGCTGCTCGCGCTCACGGGCCGCGACGCCCGGTAG
- the hemQ gene encoding hydrogen peroxide-dependent heme synthase has product MSIPAAESAASQVPPIESSGEVRPGDGSTPEASPSGYALWAVLRRDPQRPDDLDGREVPGAVDELDGIVSIVEAEGVTVRGFYDVSGMRADADLMVWIHGPQMETLQWAFREIRRARLIRALIPSWSAAGVHRDAEFNRSHVPGFLRGEEPREWLCVYPFVRSYEWYLLPPEERGRMLAQHGRQGAAFRSVIANTVSSFGLGDYEWILPLESDELVDLVDMMRDLRNTDARRHVREEVPFYTGRRITTAELVEVLQ; this is encoded by the coding sequence ATGAGCATCCCGGCTGCCGAGTCGGCGGCATCTCAGGTCCCCCCGATCGAGTCCTCCGGAGAGGTCCGTCCCGGTGACGGGTCGACCCCCGAGGCGTCCCCGAGCGGATACGCCCTCTGGGCGGTCCTCCGCCGCGATCCGCAGCGCCCCGACGACCTCGACGGCCGCGAGGTCCCCGGCGCGGTCGACGAGCTCGACGGCATCGTCTCCATCGTCGAGGCCGAGGGCGTCACCGTCCGCGGCTTCTACGACGTCTCCGGCATGCGCGCCGACGCCGACCTCATGGTCTGGATCCACGGCCCGCAGATGGAGACCCTCCAGTGGGCGTTCCGCGAGATCCGCCGCGCGCGCCTCATCCGCGCGCTCATCCCGTCGTGGAGCGCCGCGGGCGTCCACCGCGACGCCGAGTTCAACCGCAGCCACGTGCCCGGCTTCCTCCGGGGCGAGGAGCCGCGCGAGTGGCTCTGCGTCTACCCCTTCGTCCGCTCCTACGAGTGGTACCTGCTGCCGCCCGAGGAGCGCGGGCGCATGCTCGCCCAGCACGGCCGCCAGGGCGCGGCCTTCCGCAGCGTCATCGCCAACACGGTCTCGTCGTTCGGCCTCGGCGACTACGAGTGGATCCTTCCGCTCGAGTCGGACGAGCTCGTCGACCTGGTCGACATGATGCGCGACCTGCGCAACACCGACGCGCGCCGGCACGTGCGCGAGGAGGTCCCGTTCTACACGGGCCGCCGCATCACCACCGCCGAGCTCGTGGAGGTCCTCCAGTAA
- a CDS encoding ferrochelatase: MAAVNLGRKPAPATDAPRAPGALVSAASEAAKMGPPHVEEPVAYDAILLASFGGPEGQDDVIPFLRNVTAGRGIPEERLEEVAHHYRAFGGISPINEQNRELKAALEVRLAERGIDLPVLWGNRNWGPYLNDALREAEEKGYRQLIAVATSAYSSYSSCRQYREDFADALEDTSLQGVVRIDKVRQFFDHPGFVTPFIEGTRDGIRDVIAHFEAEGAPVDLATDVEILFSTHSIPSSDASKSGPAERGFDEDGAYAAQHLAVAEVVMHEVRKELGIDQDVPWQLVYQSRSGPPSMPWLEPDVNDAIGELPAQGRRAVVIVPLGFVSDHMEVKWDLDNEATESAAENGLYSVRVPTPGVHSAYVDGLIDLVLERRDGVKAADRPHMTDLGPWYDVCRPGCCENVRLGFKPAVSGLAP; the protein is encoded by the coding sequence ATGGCCGCAGTGAACCTGGGTCGCAAGCCCGCCCCCGCCACCGACGCGCCCCGCGCGCCCGGCGCCCTCGTCTCCGCCGCGAGCGAGGCCGCCAAGATGGGCCCCCCGCACGTCGAGGAGCCCGTCGCGTACGACGCGATCCTGCTGGCGTCCTTCGGTGGCCCCGAGGGCCAGGACGACGTCATCCCGTTCCTCCGCAACGTCACCGCCGGCCGCGGGATCCCCGAGGAGCGCCTCGAGGAGGTCGCCCACCACTACCGCGCGTTCGGCGGCATCAGCCCCATCAACGAGCAGAACCGCGAGCTGAAGGCCGCCCTCGAGGTGCGCCTCGCCGAGCGCGGCATCGACCTGCCCGTGCTGTGGGGCAACCGCAACTGGGGCCCGTACCTCAACGACGCGCTCCGCGAGGCCGAGGAGAAGGGCTACCGCCAGCTCATCGCGGTCGCCACGAGCGCGTACAGCTCATACTCCTCCTGCCGCCAGTACCGCGAGGACTTCGCGGACGCGCTCGAGGACACGAGCCTGCAGGGCGTCGTGCGCATCGACAAGGTGCGCCAGTTCTTCGACCACCCGGGCTTCGTCACGCCGTTCATCGAGGGCACGCGCGACGGGATCCGCGACGTCATCGCGCACTTCGAGGCCGAGGGCGCGCCCGTCGACCTCGCGACCGACGTCGAGATCCTGTTCTCCACGCACTCCATCCCATCCTCCGACGCGTCCAAGTCCGGCCCCGCCGAGCGCGGCTTCGACGAGGACGGCGCGTACGCCGCGCAGCACCTCGCCGTCGCCGAGGTCGTCATGCACGAGGTCCGCAAGGAGCTCGGCATCGACCAGGACGTGCCGTGGCAGCTCGTCTACCAGTCGCGCTCCGGCCCGCCCTCCATGCCGTGGCTCGAGCCCGACGTGAACGACGCCATCGGCGAGCTGCCCGCGCAGGGCCGCCGCGCCGTCGTGATCGTGCCCCTCGGGTTCGTCAGCGACCACATGGAGGTCAAGTGGGACCTCGACAACGAGGCCACCGAGTCGGCGGCTGAGAACGGCCTCTACTCGGTGCGCGTCCCCACGCCCGGCGTGCACTCCGCGTACGTCGACGGCCTCATCGACCTCGTGCTCGAGCGCCGCGACGGCGTGAAGGCCGCCGACCGCCCGCACATGACCGACCTCGGGCCCTGGTACGACGTCTGCCGTCCCGGCTGCTGCGAGAACGTGCGGCTGGGCTTCAAGCCCGCCGTCTCCGGGCTGGCGCCGTGA
- the hemC gene encoding hydroxymethylbilane synthase, producing the protein MTDGPTTSEDRGTLRIGTRGSALALAQTRAIAEEISDASGLEVELVPVTTHGDTSRESLATLGGTGVFASALRESLLRGECDLVVHSLKDLPTAPYAGLTVASVPAREDPRDVVCARDGLTLRTLPRGARVGTGSPRRRAQVLAERPDLDVVDIRGNIDTRLSRVVAGDLDAVILAAAGLERIGRIDAATEHLELDRWPTAPGQGALALEIRTEDAETHSVVGRAVEAVDDPFAHAAVLAERGVLAALEAGCAAPIGAYATVTSARLALTAVVYRPDGTQRMTASHELDTSGLDVAQVGARAATLSGPVSQELLDAGAAGLAPLGGTR; encoded by the coding sequence GTGACCGACGGTCCCACGACGTCGGAGGACCGCGGCACGCTCCGCATCGGGACCCGGGGGAGCGCGCTCGCCCTGGCCCAGACGCGGGCGATCGCCGAGGAGATCTCCGACGCGTCGGGACTCGAGGTCGAGCTCGTACCCGTGACCACGCACGGCGACACGTCGCGCGAGTCCCTGGCGACCCTCGGCGGCACCGGCGTCTTCGCCAGCGCCCTCCGGGAGTCGCTGCTGCGCGGCGAGTGCGACCTCGTGGTCCACTCGCTGAAGGACCTGCCGACCGCTCCGTACGCCGGCCTCACGGTCGCGTCGGTGCCCGCCCGCGAGGATCCGCGCGACGTCGTGTGCGCCCGTGACGGCCTGACGCTCCGGACCCTGCCGCGCGGCGCCCGCGTCGGCACCGGGTCCCCGCGCCGCCGGGCCCAGGTGCTCGCCGAGCGCCCGGACCTCGACGTCGTCGACATCCGCGGCAACATCGACACCCGGCTCTCCCGCGTGGTCGCCGGCGACCTCGACGCCGTGATCCTCGCCGCCGCCGGCCTCGAGCGCATCGGCCGCATCGACGCCGCGACCGAGCACCTCGAGCTCGACCGCTGGCCCACGGCTCCCGGGCAGGGCGCGCTCGCGCTCGAGATCCGCACGGAGGACGCGGAGACGCACTCCGTGGTGGGCCGCGCGGTCGAGGCCGTCGACGATCCCTTCGCGCACGCCGCCGTCCTCGCCGAGCGCGGCGTCCTCGCCGCCCTCGAGGCCGGTTGCGCGGCCCCCATCGGCGCGTACGCCACCGTCACGAGCGCCCGCCTCGCCCTGACCGCCGTGGTCTACCGGCCCGACGGCACGCAGCGCATGACCGCGAGCCACGAGCTCGACACCTCGGGTCTCGACGTCGCCCAGGTGGGCGCGCGGGCCGCCACGCTCTCGGGACCGGTGTCCCAGGAGCTCCTCGACGCCGGAGCGGCCGGCCTCGCGCCGCTGGGAGGGACCCGATGA
- a CDS encoding uroporphyrinogen-III synthase: MTSTDQKPLKGWRVLVPRGGPWGDGVAYDLRAQGATPVVAPMINFAATQDAQALESALADLAAGSFDWLTVTSATTVDVLSSHRAVVPEGTRIAAVGETTAAALVAAGYTVDFVPSIDSSATALLEEWTEMAAGSPRRRVLTLRSEIAKPTLTDGLIARGHDVRSVVAYRTVGVPVSDRIREDVASGRVRAILVTSGSVAEQVHEQLGDVPEGVLIACIGPRTAKDARRSGVRVDVVASERSAASLIQSLVDISRHEEPRPDTAGLAGLADLLDRNTTE; this comes from the coding sequence ATGACCTCGACGGACCAGAAGCCCCTGAAGGGCTGGCGCGTGCTCGTGCCGCGCGGCGGGCCGTGGGGCGACGGCGTCGCCTACGACCTCCGCGCGCAGGGCGCCACGCCCGTGGTCGCGCCCATGATCAACTTCGCCGCCACGCAGGACGCGCAGGCGCTCGAGTCGGCCCTCGCCGACCTCGCCGCGGGATCCTTCGACTGGCTCACCGTCACGAGCGCGACCACGGTCGACGTCCTCTCGTCGCACCGCGCGGTCGTGCCCGAGGGCACGCGCATCGCGGCGGTCGGCGAGACCACGGCGGCGGCCCTCGTGGCCGCCGGGTACACGGTCGACTTCGTGCCCTCCATCGACTCCTCGGCCACCGCCCTCCTCGAGGAGTGGACCGAGATGGCCGCGGGATCGCCGCGCCGTCGCGTGCTCACGCTGCGGTCGGAGATCGCGAAGCCCACGCTCACGGACGGCCTCATCGCGCGCGGCCACGACGTCCGCTCGGTCGTCGCGTACCGCACGGTGGGCGTGCCCGTGAGCGACCGGATCCGCGAGGACGTCGCCTCGGGCCGCGTCCGCGCGATCCTCGTCACGTCCGGCAGCGTCGCGGAGCAGGTGCACGAGCAGCTCGGCGACGTGCCCGAGGGCGTGCTCATCGCGTGCATCGGCCCGCGCACCGCGAAGGACGCGCGCCGCTCCGGCGTCCGCGTCGACGTGGTCGCGTCGGAGCGCTCGGCCGCGTCCCTCATCCAGTCCCTCGTCGACATCAGCCGCCACGAGGAGCCGCGCCCCGACACGGCGGGCCTCGCGGGACTCGCCGACCTCCTCGATCGGAACACCACGGAATGA
- the hemB gene encoding porphobilinogen synthase produces the protein MTAPYYRPRRLRTSPAMRRLTAETRLHAADLVLPMFVREGLTEASPITSMPGVAQHSLDSLRRALVEAAEAGIGGVMLFGVPSVRDAVGSGASDPDGILNVATRVAVEEVGDALVVQTDLCLDEFTDHGHCGVLDADGVVDNDRTLDRYRAMGLAQAEAGSHLLGLSGMMDGQVAAVREALDDAGHHDVAILAYAAKYASAFYGPFREAVDSQLVGDRRTYQMDNGNRREALREVELDIEEGADVVMVKPAMSYLDILADVAATSSVPVWAYQISGEYAMIEAAAQNGWIDRERAIEESVLGIKRAGADAILTYWAVELAERLARR, from the coding sequence ATGACCGCCCCCTACTACCGTCCCCGCCGCCTCCGCACCTCGCCGGCCATGCGCCGGCTCACCGCCGAGACGCGCCTGCACGCGGCCGACCTCGTGCTGCCGATGTTCGTGCGCGAGGGCCTGACGGAGGCGTCGCCCATCACGTCGATGCCGGGCGTCGCGCAGCACTCGCTCGACAGCCTGCGGCGCGCGCTCGTGGAGGCGGCCGAGGCCGGCATCGGCGGCGTGATGCTCTTCGGCGTGCCGTCCGTGCGCGATGCCGTGGGCTCCGGCGCCAGCGACCCCGACGGCATCCTCAACGTCGCGACCCGCGTCGCGGTCGAGGAGGTCGGCGACGCGCTCGTCGTGCAGACCGACCTGTGCCTCGACGAGTTCACCGACCACGGCCACTGCGGCGTGCTCGACGCCGACGGCGTGGTCGACAACGACCGCACGCTCGACCGCTACCGCGCCATGGGCCTCGCCCAGGCGGAGGCGGGATCCCACCTGCTCGGCCTCAGCGGCATGATGGACGGCCAGGTCGCCGCCGTGCGCGAGGCCCTCGACGACGCCGGGCACCACGACGTCGCGATCCTCGCCTACGCGGCCAAGTACGCGAGCGCCTTCTACGGCCCCTTCCGCGAGGCCGTCGACTCGCAGCTCGTGGGCGACCGTCGCACCTACCAGATGGACAACGGCAACCGTCGCGAGGCCCTCCGCGAGGTGGAGCTCGACATCGAGGAGGGCGCCGACGTCGTCATGGTGAAGCCCGCCATGAGCTACCTCGACATCCTCGCCGACGTCGCCGCCACGAGCAGCGTGCCGGTCTGGGCGTACCAGATCTCGGGCGAGTACGCGATGATCGAGGCCGCCGCGCAGAACGGCTGGATCGACCGCGAGCGCGCCATCGAGGAGAGCGTCCTCGGCATCAAGCGGGCCGGCGCCGACGCGATCCTCACCTACTGGGCCGTCGAGCTGGCCGAGCGCCTCGCCCGGCGCTGA
- the hemL gene encoding glutamate-1-semialdehyde 2,1-aminomutase, which produces MTHSQDLFDRARDVIPGGVNSPVRAFGSVGGTPRMMVKAAGPYVTDADGVEYVDLVNSWGPAILGHARPEVVKAVQDAAALGLGFGATTPAETELAELVTERVRVAGVDGSPDRRPVEKLRLVSTGTEATMTAIRLARGFTGRDLLVKFAGHYHGHSDSLLAEAGSGVATLALPGSAGIPEAIAAQTIVVPYNDLGAVRAVFAEHGPRIAAVITEAAAANMGVVPPLPGFTAELARIAHDNGSLLISDEVLTGFRVHPAGYWGLDNAGLAADHPDAWTPDLVTYGKVIGGGLPVAALGGRADVMDHLAPLGPVYQAGTLSGNPVAVAAGLTTLRLADADVYRALDIAADILIYAVELAFDRAGLAYSVQRAGSLFSFTFGTPPEHGITDYATVQAQETWRYPAFFHSMLDAGVSLPPSVFEAWFVSAAMDEASLDRVIRALPAAARAAAAATPPA; this is translated from the coding sequence GTGACCCACTCCCAGGACCTCTTCGACCGCGCCCGCGACGTCATCCCCGGCGGCGTCAACTCGCCCGTCCGGGCCTTCGGCTCCGTCGGCGGCACGCCCCGCATGATGGTCAAGGCCGCCGGCCCCTACGTGACCGACGCGGACGGCGTCGAGTACGTCGACCTCGTCAACTCGTGGGGTCCCGCGATCCTCGGCCACGCCCGCCCGGAGGTCGTGAAGGCGGTGCAGGACGCCGCCGCCCTCGGCCTCGGCTTCGGCGCGACCACCCCCGCGGAGACGGAGCTCGCCGAGCTGGTCACCGAGCGCGTGCGCGTCGCGGGCGTCGACGGATCCCCCGACCGCCGCCCCGTCGAGAAGCTGCGCCTCGTCTCCACGGGCACCGAGGCCACCATGACCGCGATCCGCCTCGCCCGCGGCTTCACCGGCCGCGACCTCCTCGTGAAGTTCGCCGGCCACTACCACGGCCACTCCGACAGCCTCCTCGCCGAGGCCGGCTCCGGCGTCGCCACGCTCGCGCTGCCCGGCTCCGCGGGCATCCCCGAGGCCATCGCCGCGCAGACGATCGTCGTGCCCTACAACGACCTCGGCGCCGTGCGCGCCGTGTTCGCCGAGCACGGCCCGCGCATCGCCGCCGTGATCACCGAGGCCGCCGCCGCGAACATGGGCGTCGTGCCGCCGCTGCCCGGCTTCACCGCCGAGCTCGCGCGCATCGCCCACGACAACGGATCCCTCCTCATCTCCGACGAGGTGCTCACGGGCTTCCGCGTGCACCCGGCCGGCTACTGGGGCCTCGACAACGCCGGCCTCGCGGCCGACCACCCCGACGCCTGGACGCCCGACCTCGTCACGTACGGCAAGGTCATCGGCGGCGGCCTCCCCGTCGCCGCGCTCGGCGGCCGGGCCGACGTGATGGACCACCTCGCGCCCCTCGGCCCCGTGTACCAGGCGGGCACGCTCTCCGGGAACCCGGTCGCGGTCGCCGCGGGCCTCACCACCCTCCGCCTCGCCGACGCCGACGTGTACCGCGCGCTCGACATCGCCGCCGACATCCTCATCTACGCCGTCGAGCTGGCCTTCGACCGGGCCGGCCTCGCCTACTCCGTGCAGCGCGCGGGCAGCCTCTTCAGCTTCACGTTCGGCACGCCACCCGAGCACGGGATCACCGACTACGCCACGGTGCAGGCGCAGGAGACGTGGCGCTACCCCGCGTTCTTCCACTCCATGCTCGACGCGGGCGTGAGCCTCCCGCCGTCGGTCTTCGAGGCGTGGTTCGTCTCGGCCGCCATGGACGAGGCCTCGCTCGACCGCGTGATCCGCGCCCTCCCGGCCGCCGCCCGCGCGGCCGCCGCCGCGACCCCGCCCGCGTAG